The sequence attatggtagggaatatgaggaaaagaaagaaaggcagaaaagaacaaaggaaCAGGCAGAAGCCCTCGCAATGGCTATCAGACctgttcttaaacagcctgagaaaaatgcccagagggacccaggtgaaaagggatagGCTTGCTATTACTGTAGAAAGGAGGAGCGCCTCAAGCGGAATTgtcctcaggcatctaagctgcCCCCGGCTCTATGTTTGGTCTGCAAAGACTGCACTGGAAGAGAGATTGCCCCCAGAGCCATAGGTCTCAGGagtcggactctcaagacaatcaggactgaaggtgcccaggggtccccacacaagctcccatccTAATACACCTGAGGAACCGcgggtattaataactgtgtgtgtgtgtgggggggcaatCCGTCAATTTCCTTTTAGATAGTGGGGCAACGTACTCcatgcttactgaagcccctggcccactttcttcccaatccgcttccgtaatgggactgtctggacgagccgAAAGGTATTACTTCATTGTTTCTGTCAGTTGTAACTGGAATCCGGTGCTATTTTCACACAAGTTTCCGATCGAGCCAGAGTCTCCTTCACCCCTtttggggagggatatactgagcaaggtccatgtctttgttttcatgaatatggagccttccctttctctccctttaattgaacaaaatgtaaatcctagagtatgggctgatggaaaatctgtgggccgagcacaaaatgctattcctgtagttgtcaaACTCAAAGACTCGCACTTATTTCCATAtgagaagcagtatccactgaaatcTGAGGTAAAGAAAGGGATAAAACCCATCATCGAAAATTTAAAGGAACAGGGTTAATTAATCCCCTGTAACAGTCCATGCAACACTCccattttgggtataaagaaatcaaatggtaaatggagactagttcaagatttacaaataataaatgagactgtagttcctttacaccctgTGGTGCCTAagccttatactctattgtctgaaattcctgaatgagccaaatatttctcagtaattgatttgaaatatgccttctattcagtgcctttggcagaggaaagtcaatttctatttgcctttgaggACTCTACGTAGacagcttctcagttaacctggacagttttgccccagggatttcgtgacagtccttacttatttggacaaagtttgtcacgggatcttcaaaactttaatagctccaaagcagtggtgttacaatacatagatgatattttgctctgtgctgagacagaggaagcttgttcacgagcctcagaagatttcttaaactttctggcaggctgcggttacaaggcatcaagagaaaaggttcagctttgtcaacaatctgctatatatctgggcctaatcatatcagaagggactcaggccataggccctgagagaatcAAACCTATACTCaatcatcccctacctatgactttaagacaattgagaagaTTTTGGGGAATCACAGGCTACTGTCACATTTAGATTctgggttatggggaacttgcctGGCCTTTATAtgaacttatagctgaaactcagcaggcccaaactgacaaactggtttggtctccagatactcaaaaggcttttaaggttcttcagactgctctccttcAAGCTCctgctctgagcttgcccacagggtcagaatttaatttgtttgtcactgaaagaaaaggtgtggctttgggagttttgacacaaccccaagggcctcaccagcaacctattgcttatctaagcagagaatcaGATGTaatttcacgtgggtggccccactgcctaagagtaattggggcagcggctttattagcacctgaagctttaaaaataattaatagatGAAACCTTACTgcactgacttctcatgatgaaagtggaatcttaaattctaaggttaatatttggataaCAGATAGTAGGCTTCTTAAATagcagtcattgttgttagaaggaccagtaactaagcttaaagtttgcggaaatttaaatcctgccactttccttcctgagaaggaaaatgaaacacctgatcacgattgttcccaattcctaactttaaactatgcagcttggGAAAATCTaatggataccccattagacatcctgacatggaaatatttacagatggcactTCGTTTGTTCGGGATGGAAAGCGTAACGCAGGTTACgctgtggtgactgctgaacaggttctcccccagggaaccagtgctcagttagcaGGGCTTGTGGCTCGGACCCAAGCTCTaaagttaagcaaagggcagcgggCAAATATCTACACTGCTTTTAAGTATGCTTATTTGAATTTACATGCTCATGCTGTAATATGGAAAGAAAGACAGTTCAAAACAGtaacagcctattatacagagggaagtaagccagaaagaaaaacaccaatacagtatactaacgcatatatatggaatttacaaagatggtaatgataaccctgtatgcgagacagcaaaagagatacagatagatgtatagaagtcttttggactctgttggggtgggggggatgatttgggagaatggcactgaaacatgtataatatcatataagaaacgaatcgccagttcaggttcgatgcaggatacaggatgcttggggctggtgcactgggatgacccagagggatggtaaggggagggaggtgggagggaggttcaggacggggagcacctgtacacccgtggtggattcatgttgatgtatggcaaaaccaatacaatactgtaaggtaattagcctccaataaaaataaataaatttaaattaaaatataaaaaaataaaaaacacaaacgtGTATTCAAATATACATTAATTAAATCAAGTAAGGGTTTTCTTTGCCTATTAAATTATAggctctctaaaaaaaaaaaaaaaaaaaaaacagtaacagGAGAACCTAAAAACATTTCAGAGAGATCGAGAGACTTTTTAGtttacttcagttgctcagtcgtgttcgactctttgtgaccccatgaaatgcagcacgccaggcctccctctccatcaccaactcctggagttcactcaaactcacgtccatcgagttggtgatgccatccagccatctcatcctctgtcgtccccttctcctcctgcccccaatccctcatagcatcagagtctttttccaatgagtcaaatctttgcatgaggtggccaaaatactggagtttcagcttcagcatcagtccttccaaagaacaaccaggactgatgtccattagaatggactgcttggatctcctttcagtccaagggactctcaatagtcttctccaacaccccagttcaaaagcatcaattcttcggcactcagctttcttcacaatccaactctcacatccatacacgactactggaaaaaccacagccttgactagatggacctttgttggcaaagtaatgtctctgcttttcaatatgctatctaggttggtcataactttccttccaaggagtaagcgtcttttaatttcatggctgcaatcaccatctgcagtgattttggagccccaaaaaataaagtctgacactgttttcagtttccccatctatttcccaggaagtgatgggacaagatgccatgatcttcgttttctgaatgttgagcttttagtcaactttctcactctcctctttcactttcatcaagaggcttttgagttcctcttcactttctgccataagggtggtgtcatctgcatatcggaggttattgatatttctcccgcaatcttgatacctgcttgtgcttcttccaccacagcgtttctcatgatgtactcttcatataaattaaataagcagggtgacaatatacagccataatgtactccttttcctatttggaaccagtctcttgttccatatccagttccaactgttgcttcctgacctgcatataggcttctcaagaggcaggtcaggtggtctggtattctcatctgtttcagaattttccacagttgattgtgatccacacagtccaaagctttggcatagttaataaagcagaaatagatgtttttctggaactctcttgctttttccatgatccagcaaatgtttgcCATTTaacctttggttcctctgccttttctaaaaccagcttgaacatttggaagttcacggttcacatattgctgaagcctggcttggagaattttgaacattactttactagtgagtgagatgagtgcaattgtgcagtagtttgagcattctttggcactgcctttctttgggattggaataaaaactgaccttttccagtcctatggccactgctgagttttccaaatttgctggcatattgagtgcagcactttcaccgcatgatctttcaggatttaaaatagatcAATTTGAATTCCATCactcccactagctttgttcatagtgatgctttctaaggcccacttgacttcacattccaggatgtctgactctaggtcagtgatcacaccatcatgattatctgggtcatgaagatcttttttgtacagttcttttgtgtattcctgccacctcttcttaatatcttctgcttctgttaggtccataccatttctgtcctttatcgagcccatctttacatgaaatgttcccttggtatctctaattttcttgaagagatctctagtctttcccattctgtttttttcctctattgctttgcattgattgctgaggaagtctttcttatctcttcttgctactctttggaactctgcattcagatgcttatatctttccttttctcctttgctttcagcttctcttcttttcacagctatttgtaaggcctcctcagacagccattttgcttttttgcatttcttttccatggggatggtcttgatccttgtctcctgcacaatttcacaaacctccatccatagttcatcaggcactctatctatcaggtctaggcccttaaatctttatctcacttccactgtataatcataagacatttgatttaggtcatacctgaatggtctagtggttttcccaactttcttcaatttcagtctgaatttggcaataaaggagttcatgatctgagccacagtcagctcccagtcttgtttttgttgactgtatagagcttctccatctttggctgcaaagaatataatcaatctgattttgatgttgaccatctggtgatgtccatgtgtagagtcttctcttgtgttgttggaagagagtgtttactttgaccagtgcattttcttggcaaaactctattagcctttgccctgtttcattccgtattccaaggccaaattttcctgttcctccagttgtttcttgacttcctacttttgcattccagtcccctatcatgaacaggacatctttttggaGTATTTGTTCTAgacggtcttgtaggtcttcacagatcTGTTCAActacagcttcttcagcattactggttggggcatgggcttggattactgtgatattgaatagtttgccttggaaatgaacagagatcattctgtcatttttgagattgcatccaagtactgcatttcagactcttttgttgaccatgatggctactccatttcttctaaggtattcctgcccacagtagtagatataatggtgatctgagttgaattcacccattccagctgctatatattgtcctaaagaagtagcaaaatgggtgggtcatggtggagagatctgacaaaatgtggtccactgtagaagggaatggcaaaccacttcagtattcttgccttgagaaccccatgaacaatatgaaaaggcaaaatgataggatactgaaagagaaactccccaggtcagtaggtgcccaatatgctactggagatcagtggagaaataactccagaaacactGAAGGGAAGgatccaaagcaaaaagaatacccagctgtggatgtgactggtgatagaagcaaggtccaatgctgtaaagagcaatattgcataggaacctggaatgtcaggtccatgaatcaaggcaaattggaagtggtcaaacaaaagatggcaagagtgaatgtcgacattctaggaatcagcgaactgaaatggactggaatgggtgaatttaactcagatgaccattatatctactactgcgggcaggagtccctcagaagaaatggagtggccatcatggtcaacaaaagagtccaaaatgcagtacttggatgcaatctcaaaaacgacagaatgatctctgttcgtttccaaggcaaaccattcaatatcacagtaatccaagtctatgccccaaccagtaatgctgaagaagctgaagttgaacggttctatgaaaatcTACAAGaacttagaactaacacccaaaaaagatgtccttttcattataggggactggaatgcaaaagtaggaagtcaagaaacaactggaggaacaggaaaatttggccttggaatacggaatgaaacagggcaaagactaatagagttttgccaagaaaatgcactggacataacaaacaccctcttccaacaacacaagagaagactctacacatggacatcaccagatggtcaacaccgaaatcagattgattatattctttgcagccaaagatggagaagctctatacagtcaacaaaaacaagaccaggagctgactgtggctcagaccatgagctccttattgccaaattcagacttaaattgaaaaaagtagggaaaaccactagaccattcaggtatgacctaaatcaaatgtcttatgattatacagtggaagtgagaaatagatttaagggcctagatctgatagatagagtgcctgatgacctatggaatgaggttcgtgacattgtacaggagacagggatgaagacaatctccatggaaagaaatgctaaaaagcaaaatggctgtctgaggaggccttacaaatagctgtgaaaagaagagaagtgaaaagcaaaggagaaaaggaaagatataaacatctgaatgcagagttccaaagagtagcaagaagagataagaaagccttcttcagcgatcaatgcaaagaaatagaggaaaacaacagaatgggaaagactagagatctcttcaagaaaatcagagataccaaaggaacatttcatgcaaagatgggctcgataaaggacagaagtggtaaggacctaacagaagcagaagatattaagaagagatggcaagaatacacagaagacctgtacaaaaaagatcttcatgacccagaaaatcacgatgttgtgatcactcacctaaagccagacatcctggaatgtgaagtcaagtgggccttagaaagcatcactatgaacaaagctagtggaggtgatggaattccagttgagctgttccaggtcctgaaaaatgatgctgtgaaagtgctgcactcaatatgccagcaaatttggaaaactcagcagtggccacaggactggaaaaggtcagttttcattccaatcccaaagaaaggcaatgccagagaatgctgaaactaccgcacaattgcactcatctcacacgctagtaaggtaatactcaaaattctccaagccaggcttcagcaatatgtgaactgtgaatttcctgatgttcaagctggttttagagaaggcagaggaaccagagatcaaatggccaacatccgctggatcatggaaaaagcaagggagttccagagaaacatctatttctgctttattgactatgccaaagcctttgactgtgtgcatcacagtatactgtggaaaattctgaaggagatgggaataccagactacttgatctgcctcttgagaaatttgtatgcaggtcaggaagcaacagttagaactggacatggaacaacagactggttccaaataggaaagggagtacgtcaaggctgtatattgtcaccctgtttatttaacttctatgcagaatacatcatgagaaacgctggactggaagaaacacaagctggaatcaagattgctgggagaaatatcaataacctcagatatgcagatgacaccacccttatgacagaaagtgaagaggaactaaaaggcctcttcatgaaggtgaaagtggagagtgaaaaagttggcttaaagctcaacattcagaaaacgaagatcatggtatccggtcccatcacttcatgggaaatagatggagaaacagtggaaacagtgtcagactttatttttctgagctccaaaatcactgcagatggtgactgcagccatgaaattaaaagatgcttactccttggaaggaaagttatgaccaacctagatagcatattcaaaagcatagacattactctgccaaaaaaggtccgtctagtcaaggctatggtttttcctgtggtcatgtacggatgtgagagttggactgtgaagaagactgagtgccgaagaactgatgcttttgaactgtggtgttggagaagactcttgagagtcccttggactgtacgaagatccaaccagtccattctaaaggagatcagccctgggatttctttggaaggaatgatgctaaagccgaaactccagtactttggccacctcatgagaagagtttactcattggaaaagactctgatgctgggagggattgggctcaagaggagaaggggacgacagaggatgagatggctgaatggcatcactggctcgatggacatgagtctgaatgaactccgggagttggtgatggatagggagacctggcgtgctgcgattcatggggtcgcaaagtgttggatacgagtgagtgactgatctgTTGTGATCTGATGTGaaagaagtagctgttatgcaTTGCAAAGGACACAGCAGAGATGGAAGTAAAGTAGCAGAAGGTTAGCTGGCTGACTGTCAAGCCAGAAAAGTGGCACTTTACAAAACCCCTTCATTACAGACACCTTTGATATGCACAGGTCGTGTagaacaggaaaaaccacaatatactgaggaagaattagaaagatatgagaaaagaggagcaaagattactgataaaTGATGGTTACAGTCTGAGGATGGACGATTAATAATTCCTGAAGGTGCTCAGTGGAAGGGGTTTACACCAAAGTTTTCATTTGGGTACAGAGAGTACTTACCAGATGGCTTCTCAtttgtttgaaagaaaaaatgtaatgaaaactttaaagaacatTATCAAAAGTTGTGAGGTTTGTCAGCaaaataacccaaagactgaaaagATAGCAAAATCTGGATTACAACAAAGTGGAAAGTATCCTGGAAAGGACTGGgaaattgattttactcatatgCCAAAAGCCAATGGGTATTCTTGCTTACAAGTTTGGGTGGATACTTTTACTGGATGGATTGAGGCTTTTCCCTATGGTAGTGAACAAGCTAAGgaggttataaagattttaatccattaaattatccccaggtttgggctgccacAGAGCCTTCAGAGTGACGATGGCTCggcctttaaagctgctgtaactcaggggGTGTCTAAAGCTCTAGGAgtagaatatcacttacactgttcctggagaccccaatactcaggaaaggttgaaaaagctaatgacattatcaaaagacatctgTGCAAATTAAGAAATGcaggacaattggattaaagtccTGCCCATAGTTTTAATGAGGACTCGAACTTCCCCAAAAAAGGAGGGACTGTCCCCTTTCgaatgtatttatggaaggccTTTCTTACGCATGGAAattgttatagaccctgaagccttggaattaactaattatgtaactcagctctcagtttttcaatagacatgaacagaactccgggagatgactgctgacccagcctctgagtcaagcaagcctctatttgagccaggaaccAAGGTCCTCATTAAAACATTGGGGTCTGGGGGCCCATCCCTTGAGCCCCTCTGGGAAGACCCTtgccaggttattctttcttctcccacagctgtcaaagtgccaggaattgattTGTGGGTATATCACACTCAagttaagaggtggcaccctggccagaactaagtgacttcattttatgtctttactttctatgctctgactttgtacttttcagatgggcctgataatctatgtgaacctacttctgctgactccaaaaatcctgagtctgccgtttGATCCACAAGACAATGCCTTCCTCTCCCGGGCTCACTCCTACATTGAATTGCACAAtcagtctaactgctgggtctgtggagcgctcccctcttcatcagtggaaggcttcccatggtggacatctccacttcaagaaaaatactttctccaagtctgcaaATACCTTCAACAACAATTGCATGTGATGCCTCTTCTTAaactgatgacatctaacaatcctaagATGGACTGATATAACTGTGGACATAAtatgacttttaattttaattttaacttgttttaatgactattttgccttacatctgtaactgtgtaattggatttgtttctagtcacatgaaggcttttaagttacaaatggttgtccaAGTTCCTATGAGTACCACAGCCTCTTCCAAatattacttggggcccctggatcagagaccctcaatatcAGGGTTAGGAGAATACGTGGCCTTAACAATTTAAGGACTACACCCCTAAACAGCAGGAAGTAATTATGGAACTGTCAGATGAGTGTATGTTTCTCGGTtcttgtctcgtcacaacaatgATTTGgggcgacggacattaaagccctcggcgcatcacagctctcggaTCTTGAACAAACCGTGTCacagctcttagacaaatcagtgttacagctctattttatttagaagatagcagaaGAATCCATCcttgaagaagagaagagagtgggcgGGGGGTGTgggtggagaaagagagagaaaaagagcgcACGcatgcaggagagagagagagaaagcatttTGGCTTCTCCTTTCAtatgtttcttcctcttcctgggcctgccttatgcaaattgggcttagccaggagtgctgtttgttcttcctgaggtcctcactctggtcctcggacctttctttgaccttcctttgttctattttcgcaggcttttcccttccttgtcttttagccaccaccattttggactccttttcccttttctaatTACctaacacttcaataaaaataaaaaataaatgatttgggaggatggcattgaaacatgtataatatcatataagaaacgaatcgccagtccaggttcgatgcaggatacaggatgcttggggctggtgcactgggatgacccagagggatggtatggggagggaggtgggaagggtgttcaggattgggaacacgtgtacacccatggcagattcatgttgatgtatggcaaaacaaatacaatattgtaaattaattagcctccaattaaaataaataaatttaaattaaaaaataggcaaatagAACTAAAAGtgttataataaaaagaaacatttaaaaaattcctccTATTTACAGGAAAAAGCTGATTTTAAAGTCAGGACCAAGATGGTGAAAACATTGTTGGAAAGTTTTCATTGTATCATTGACATGGGAGCTGGAAGGAATATTAACATAAAAGCATACAACCatgaatttatttaattaaatattcacATATGGTCTTCTGCACAacagctttattttctttatttttgataatTGTCTAGTGCTTAATCTTCAATGAATTGAATTTTCCTTTGGGAGACAATTTATAAACAGTTTCATACAGTATGACAAATGAGCTGATTGTAGAATACACAAACATGAAAGGGGTAGCTGGCCAAGGGGCAGTGAATAGGTTGGCAGGAGGTTATTAAAGAAAATGTCTTGAAAATTATTTCTTAGTTGTTGAATCAAATATGATATGAGAAGACAGGTGGTtaaatgtactttttctgaagacAAACAGCTTGTGTCTCAATTTGTGTAGCAAAACCATTTATTAG comes from Bubalus kerabau isolate K-KA32 ecotype Philippines breed swamp buffalo chromosome 7, PCC_UOA_SB_1v2, whole genome shotgun sequence and encodes:
- the LOC129657147 gene encoding endogenous retrovirus group PABLB member 1 Env polyprotein-like → MATMGLIIYVNLLLLTPKILSLPFDPQDNAFLSRAHSYIELHNQSNCWVCGALPSSSVEGFPWWTSPLQEKYFLQVCKYLQQQLHVMPLLKLMTSNNPKMD